The following are encoded together in the Bubalus bubalis isolate 160015118507 breed Murrah chromosome 14, NDDB_SH_1, whole genome shotgun sequence genome:
- the NET1 gene encoding neuroepithelial cell-transforming gene 1 protein isoform X2, protein MVAHDEVGGLLPIKRTIRVLDVNNQSFREQEEPSNKRVRPLARVTSLANLISPVRNGAVRRFGQTIQSFTLRGDSRSPASAQKFSSRSTVPVPAKRRSSALWSETLDGSMKQSLTSREIRRQEAIYEMSRGEQDLIEDLKLARKAYHDPMLKLSIMSEEELTHIFGDLDAYIPLHEDLLERIGEATKPGGTVEHVGQILVNWLPGLNAYKGYCSNQLAAKALLDQKKQDPRVQDFLQRCLESPFSRKLDLWSFLDIPRSRLVKYPLLLKEILRHTPKDHPDVQLLEKAILIIQGVLSDINVKKGESECQYYIDKLEYLEEKQKDPRIEASKVLLCHGELKNKNGHKLHIFLFQDILVLTRPVTRNERHSYQVYRQPIPVQELVLEDLQDGDVRMGGSFRGAFGNSDKAKNIFRVRFQDPCLGQSHTLQANDVFHKQQWFSCIRSAIAPFQQATGPSELHQECRENPTTTSNARAQRRASMASSMTQGKADGDAAECGAPVHTADHTTGMKAPRAHTSLRKARDRAQVGGKRKETLV, encoded by the exons ATGGTGGCGCACGATGAGGTCGGAGGTCTCCTGCCCATTAAAAGGACCATACGAGTCCTCGACGTGAACAACCAGTCCTTCCGAGAGCAGGAG GAGCCAAGCAATAAAAGAGTGCGACCTCTAGCTCGGGTCACATCCTTGGCAAATCTAATCTCTCCTGTAAGAAATGGAGCCGTCAGGCGCTTTGGTCAAACAATACAG tcaTTTACCCTTCGTGGTGACAGCAGATCCCCAGCTTCAGCCCAAAAGTTTTCCAGCAGGTCGACAGTCCCAGTGCCTGCCAAGAGGAGAAGCAGCGCCCTGTGGTCGGAGACGTTAGATGGTAGCATGAAGCAGTCTCTAACCTCCAGGGAGATCAGACGTCAAGAG GCAATCTATGAAATGTCCCGAGGGGAACAGGACTTAATTGAGGACCTAAAACTTGCAAGAAAG GCCTACCACGACCCCATGTTAAAGCTGTCTATTATGTCAGAAGAGGAGCTCACACATATATTTGGTGATTTGGATGCTTACATACCTCTGCATGAAG ATTTGTTGGAGAGAATAGGAGAAGCCACCAAGCCTGGCGGGACAGTGGAGCACGTTGGCCAGATTCTCGTGAACTGG TTGCCGGGCTTGAATGCCTACAAAGGCTACTGCAGTAACCAGCTGGCAGCCAAGGCTCTTCTGGATCAGAAGAAACAGGACCCAAGAGTCCAGGACTTCCTCCAGCGGTGTCTGGAGTCTCCCTTCAGCCGAAAACTGGATCTCTGGAGCTTCCTCGATATTCCTCGAAGCCGCCTTGTCAAATACCCTTTACTGTTGAAAGAGATTCTTAGACATACTCCCAAAGATCACCCGGATGTTCAGCTCCTGGAGAAGGCT ataCTAATAATACAAGGAGTTCTCTCTGATATCAACGTGAAGAAAGGTGAATCAGAATGCCAATATTACATTGACAAGCTGGAGTATCTGGAGGAAAAGCAGAAGGACCCTAGAATTGAAGCAAGCAAAGTGTTGCTCTGCCATGgggaactgaaaaataaaaacggACAT AAACTGCACATTTTCCTGTTTCAAGACATCTTGGTGTTGACTCGGCCTGTTACTCGAAACGAGCGTCACTCCTACCAGGTTTACCGGCAGCCCATCCCCGTCCAGGAGCTGGTCTTGGAAGACCTGCAGGATGGAGACGTGAGGATGGGAGGGTCCTTCCGAGGGGCTTTTGGCAACTCAGATAAAG ctaAAAACATCTTCCGAGTTCGCTTCCAAGACCCCTGTCTGGGCCAGTCCCACACTCTCCAAGCCAACGACGTGTTCCACAAGCAGCAGTGGTTCAGCTGCATCCGCAGCGCCATCGCCCCTTTCCAGCAGGCCACCGGCCCCTCGGAGCTCCACCAGGAATGCAGGGagaaccccaccaccaccagcaacGCCAGGGCCCAGAGACGGGCATCCATGGCCTCTAGCATGACTCAGGGCAAAGCTGATGGAGACGCTGCTGAGTGTGGCGCCCCGGTGCACACAGCAGACCACACGACGGGCATGAAAGCACCCCGAGCCCACACCAGCCTCCGCAAAGCCAGGGACAGAGCCCAGGTCGGTGGCAAGCGGAAGGAGACCCTGGTATAA